In Coregonus clupeaformis isolate EN_2021a unplaced genomic scaffold, ASM2061545v1 scaf0428, whole genome shotgun sequence, a single window of DNA contains:
- the LOC121557791 gene encoding uncharacterized protein LOC121557791: protein MSAADEITRTESHTSIAMDETGSRSTLVSQQEINISDTNIIVKTIMGTLKTDDPEMTSAEENLDRLLSVEALQGASGNLIAKVHGLIQEITINRQLQSMVGHRSLSQPALPKPALRKLSKDDASELIYNFAQTSVRRLLGQCMGRPMPPSAEMVLDQVIKLMTDVVMDSLTYVSKSTMEDDTSNATSDITHGVVADLNATEEFPARSLSPADVKADGMARLPSARGEETKKNRKWRFLPKMHKFPKIMIKLFKTKGEPKRHPEQDALPTKRLRETHISQDAECEVPEVPSTPPPKEDLTTTPAPAPQESQSRKRPLIVRVLHALSRAISKPFRGASGKKN, encoded by the exons ATGAGCGCTGCCGATGAGATCACAAGGACAGAATCCCATACCTCTATCGCAATGGACGAGACAGGTTCACGGTCAACGCTTGTGAGCCAACAAGAAATAAACATATCTGACACCAATATCATAGTGAAAACTATAATGGGCACATTGAAGACGGACGACCCAGAGATGACTTCAGCAGAAGAAAATCTGGATAGGCTCCTGTCAGTTGAAGCCCTTCAAGGTGCGTCTGGCAACCTGATCGCAAAGGTCCATGGTCTCATTCAGGAGATAACCATAAACCGCCAGCTTCAATCCATGGTTGGCCACAGAAGCCTCTCTCAACCAGCGCTGCCTAAACCAGCCCTGAGGAAGCTGTCAAAGGACGATGCCTCAGAGCTCATTTACAACTTTGCCCAGACTTCTGTTAGGAGACTCCTGGGGCAGTGTATGGGAAGGCCTATGCCACCATCGGCTGAAATGGTTTTGGATCAGGTCATCAAGTTGATGACAGACGTGGTGATGGACAGCCTGACTTATGTGTCCAAGTCTACAATGGAGGATG ACACCAGCAATGCCACAAGTGACATCactcatggtgttgtagctgaccTTAATGCTACTGAGGAATTCCCTGCCAGGAGCCTTAGCCCGGCTGATGTAAAGGCTGACGGCATGGCCCGCCTTCCCTCTGCCAGAGGGGAAGAGACTAAGAAGAACAGGAAGTGGCGTTTCCTACCGAAAATGCATAAGTTTCCAAAGATCATGATTAAG CTGTTCAAGACAAAAGGGGAACCGAAGAGACACCCTGAACAGGATGCACTGCCTACCAAACGTCTCAGAGAGACTCATATTTCACAGG ATGCTGAGTGTGAGGTTCCAGAGGTTCCATCCACTCCCCCACCCAAGGAGGACCTGACAACCACACCGGCCCCTGCTCCCCAGGAGTCCCAGTCCCGTAAACGCCCACTCATAGTCAGGGTGTTACACGCTCTCTCCAGAGCCATCTCCAAACCATTCAGAGGAGCTTCTGGGAAGAAGAATTAG